In Gadus macrocephalus chromosome 4, ASM3116895v1, the following proteins share a genomic window:
- the pnpla3 gene encoding patatin-like phospholipase domain containing 3 — protein MPRSLMFDLSEGWNLSFAGCGFLGIYHIGVASCLLEKAPHLVQGASNIYGASAGALTAAVLASQASLIKCCEDVISVAKEARKRNLGPLHPSFNLVKVLKAGLERDLPADAHLRVAGRLSVSLTRVADGENVLVSDFNSKEELIQALVCSCFIPIYCGIIPPFFRGVRYVDGGISDNLPQSELKNTISISPFSGESDICPRDKSSSFHELRFTNTSIQMNLGNAYRLSRALFPPEPKVLAETCQSGYQDALRFLENHNLLTVERPSAGPAPSDATPPCCCDNAETRSEWVLRRLRLLQKQHWWLDKKMILPTPIKKVFCEACQSNPGIYAQVSEMLPVRVASFMLLPYTLPVHSALSVAQRFMEWIPEVPTDMRWLYGVAGDVYRQAWKGMPATSMSAPTLRQCQPDDPPPPLDIGAPPPALSTQDLHSTYWDTQNPLLSPTSPDTAPQEVCFFLGSQEEVPQVDP, from the exons ATGCCTCGCAGTCTGATGTTCGACCTGTCCGAGGGATGGAATCTGTCCTTCGCCGGCTGCGGCTTTCTGGGGATCTACCACATCGGCGTGGCCAGCTGTCTGCTGGAGAAGGCCCCTCACCTGGTCCAGGGAGCCTCCAACATCTACGGGGCCTCGGCGGGGGCCCTGACCGCCGCGGTGCTCGCCAGCCAGGCGTCCCTCA TCAAATGCTGTGAGGACGTGATCAGCGTGGCCAAGGAGGCCCGCAAGAGGAACCTGGGGCCACTGCACCCCTCCTTCAACCTGGTGAAGGTGCTGAAGGCCGGCCTGGAGCGGGACCTCCCGGCCGACGCCCACCTGCGGGTGGCGGGCCGCCTCAGCGTCTCCCTGACCCGCGTGGCCGACGGCGAGAACGTCCTGGTGTCAGACTTCAACTCCAAGGAGGAGCTTATCCAG GCGTTGGTGTGCAGCTGTTTCATCCCCATCTACTGTGGCATCATCCCCCCCTTCTTCAGAGGAGTG cgcTACGTGGACGGGGGCATCAGCGACAACCTGCCCCAGTCGGAACTGAAGAACACCATCAGCATCTCCCCGTTCTCCGGCGAGAGCGACATCTGCCCGCGGGACAAGTCCAGCAGCTTCCACGAGCTGCGCTTCACCAACACCAGCATCCAGATGAACCTGGGCAACGCCTACCGGCTCAGCCGCGCCCTATTCCCCCCCGAACCCAAG GTCTTGGCTGAAACGTGTCAGAGTGGCTACCAAGACGCCCTGCGTTTCCTAGAGAACCACA ACCTGCTCACTGTGGAGCGGCCGAgcgcaggccccgccccctccgatGCCACGCCCCCCTGCTGCTGTGACAACGCTGAGACCAGGAGTGAGTGGGTGCTGCGCAGGCTCCGCCTCCTTCAGAAGCAGCACTGGTGGTTGGACAAAAAGATGATCCTGCCCACGCCAATCAAGAAAG TGTTCTGTGAGGCCTGCCAGTCCAACCCAGGGATCTACGCCCAGGTGTCAGAGATGCTCCCGGTCCGAGTGGCGTCCTTCATGCTGCTTCCCTACACCCTCCCGGTACACTCTGCCCTGTCCGTCGCCCAGCG GTTCATGGAATGGATCCCTGAGGTTCCCACAGACATGCGCTGGCTCTACGGCGTGGCAGGAGACGTTTACCGCCAGGCCTGGAAAGGGATGCCTGCCACCTCCATgag CGCGCCCACTCTGAGGCAGTGTCAGCCCGACGACCCGCCCCCCCCTCTGGACAtcggggccccgccccccgccctctcCACCCAGGACCTCCACAGTACCTACTGGGACACCCAGAACCCCCTGCTCAGCCCCACCAGCCCCGACACCGCCCCCCAGGAGGTCTGCTTCTTCCTCGGCTCCCAGGAGGAGGTCCCACaggttgacccttga